A genomic window from Cupriavidus basilensis includes:
- a CDS encoding carboxymuconolactone decarboxylase family protein — MTQARQDPAAYAQTPAFEAGRQVRSEVMGEQYVQRAFDAAQQQGDVGLQQLVTEFAWGTVWTRDGLDRKQRSLATVSMLIALNRPQELTGHLRGALANGVTPQELRELVVHSAVYCGFPAALDAGRKLADVLEAANVKG; from the coding sequence ATGACGCAAGCCAGGCAAGATCCCGCCGCTTACGCGCAAACGCCGGCCTTCGAAGCCGGTCGGCAGGTACGTTCGGAAGTCATGGGCGAACAATACGTGCAGCGCGCGTTCGACGCCGCGCAACAGCAGGGCGACGTTGGCCTGCAGCAACTGGTGACGGAGTTCGCCTGGGGCACGGTGTGGACGCGTGACGGCCTGGATCGCAAGCAGCGCAGCCTGGCCACGGTATCGATGCTGATCGCGCTCAACCGGCCGCAGGAACTGACCGGCCATCTGCGCGGCGCCCTGGCCAACGGCGTGACGCCGCAGGAATTGCGTGAACTGGTGGTGCACAGCGCGGTGTACTGTGGCTTTCCGGCGGCGCTGGACGCGGGGCGCAAGCTGGCCGACGTGCTGGAGGCCGCCAACGTGAAGGGCTGA
- a CDS encoding LysR substrate-binding domain-containing protein: MSASRIPSLSSLRAFEAAARHQNLRRAAAELCLSESAVSRQIATLESQLGVALFHRANQRVSLTPAGSLYGYQVRESLQKLQRDTLDIMAHEGAGGIVELACVPTLAVEWLIPRLPAFYAQHPQVVVNFSAQADVFLFDGTPYDAAIHYGEANYPGGRADPLFDEESVPICHPELFAGEGPVSAQRIARAPLLHLSTRRLDWKNWMEAAGVGDVNAMRGTRYDHHSMVISAARAKLGVGLVPRFLVEEYLALGLLAMPVAQAMRSQRAYYLVAPDSRPMSDAMSRLRTWLLAAAQDFAARQASGRAPGLARDI, encoded by the coding sequence ATGAGCGCCTCCCGCATTCCCAGCCTCAGCAGCCTGCGCGCCTTCGAAGCCGCGGCCCGCCACCAGAACCTGCGCCGGGCCGCGGCGGAACTCTGCCTGAGCGAGAGCGCCGTCTCGCGCCAGATCGCCACACTGGAAAGCCAGCTCGGCGTGGCGCTGTTCCACCGCGCCAACCAGCGCGTCAGCCTGACGCCGGCCGGATCGCTCTACGGCTACCAGGTACGGGAAAGCCTGCAAAAGCTGCAGCGCGACACCCTGGACATCATGGCGCACGAGGGCGCGGGCGGTATCGTGGAACTGGCCTGCGTGCCGACCCTGGCGGTGGAATGGCTGATCCCCCGCTTGCCCGCGTTCTACGCGCAACATCCGCAGGTGGTGGTCAACTTCAGCGCACAAGCGGATGTGTTCCTGTTCGACGGCACACCATACGACGCTGCCATCCACTACGGCGAAGCCAACTATCCGGGCGGCCGCGCCGACCCGCTGTTCGATGAAGAATCGGTGCCGATCTGCCATCCGGAGCTGTTTGCCGGCGAGGGGCCGGTCAGCGCCCAGCGGATCGCGCGGGCGCCCTTGCTGCACCTGTCGACGCGCCGGCTGGACTGGAAGAACTGGATGGAGGCGGCCGGCGTGGGCGACGTCAACGCCATGCGCGGCACGCGCTACGACCACCACAGCATGGTGATAAGCGCCGCCCGCGCCAAGCTGGGCGTGGGCCTGGTGCCGCGCTTCCTGGTGGAGGAGTACCTGGCGCTGGGCCTGCTGGCGATGCCGGTGGCGCAGGCCATGCGCTCGCAGCGCGCCTACTACCTGGTGGCGCCGGACTCGCGGCCAATGAGCGATGCGATGTCGCGCCTGCGGACCTGGCTGCTGGCGGCGGCGCAGGATTTTGCTGCGCGGCAGGCCTCCGGGCGGGCCCCGGGGCTTGCACGGGACATTTAA
- a CDS encoding Bug family tripartite tricarboxylate transporter substrate binding protein: MGLLAVTAATASADDFPNKPVRIIVPYPAGGTTDMVARMIGDQLTVMWKQPVLVDNRPGAGGIVGTGAAAKSPADGYTLLMGSVGEFGINPTLYKKLPYDAAADFVPVSLVAKVPNVVVISPAFAERARVTTLAEFIAYLKANPAKVNMASAGNGTSTHLAGELFQRMTGTQMSHVAYKGSSPALADLMGGSVDVMFDNLPASIQFVRAGKLKALAVTSAVRSAALPNVPTVAAAGPVEGFDASPWFGLFAPKGLPAAIAQKISRDLARATSDPAIQAKLREQGAELAPNSPEAFAELVRNDRRKWGEIVKLSGATVD, translated from the coding sequence ATGGGTTTGCTGGCCGTGACCGCGGCCACGGCCAGTGCGGACGACTTCCCTAACAAGCCGGTCCGCATCATCGTGCCGTATCCGGCCGGCGGCACCACCGACATGGTCGCGCGCATGATTGGTGACCAGCTCACCGTGATGTGGAAGCAGCCGGTGCTGGTGGACAATCGTCCTGGCGCCGGCGGCATCGTTGGCACCGGCGCGGCGGCCAAGTCGCCGGCGGATGGCTACACGCTGCTGATGGGCTCGGTCGGCGAGTTTGGCATCAATCCCACGCTGTACAAGAAGCTGCCCTACGACGCTGCGGCGGACTTCGTGCCCGTTTCGCTCGTGGCCAAGGTGCCCAATGTCGTGGTGATCTCGCCGGCATTTGCCGAGCGCGCCCGCGTGACCACGCTGGCGGAGTTCATCGCCTACCTCAAGGCCAATCCCGCCAAGGTCAACATGGCCTCGGCCGGCAACGGCACGTCGACCCATCTGGCGGGCGAGTTGTTCCAGCGCATGACCGGCACGCAGATGAGCCACGTTGCCTACAAGGGCAGCAGCCCGGCGCTGGCCGACCTGATGGGCGGCAGCGTCGACGTGATGTTCGATAACTTGCCCGCATCGATCCAGTTCGTCCGTGCCGGCAAGCTCAAGGCGCTGGCGGTTACCTCCGCGGTCCGTTCGGCGGCGCTGCCCAATGTGCCCACGGTGGCGGCGGCCGGGCCGGTTGAAGGCTTCGATGCCAGCCCGTGGTTCGGCCTGTTTGCGCCCAAGGGCCTGCCCGCCGCGATTGCACAGAAGATCAGCCGCGACCTGGCACGCGCCACCAGCGATCCCGCCATCCAGGCCAAGCTGCGCGAGCAGGGCGCCGAGCTGGCGCCGAACTCGCCGGAAGCGTTCGCCGAACTGGTGCGCAACGATCGCCGCAAGTGGGGCGAAATCGTCAAGCTCTCTGGCGCCACCGTCGACTGA
- a CDS encoding PLP-dependent aminotransferase family protein, with translation MSTPVHPYAFAPAMREPQGSPIRELFPYMSLPDMISFAGGYPSPASFDAAALQDAASKAMATNSAQCLQYGPTEGMPALRQALSALMGERGAPLPPEQVVVTSGSQQGFDLLVRAFVAPGTPVWVETPTYPAAVQALRLAGAAVRAIPSDQDGLCVQALAAMLADCPDAERPRLLYLVPTFANPSGRTLALARRRAVLALAAQHRIVVVEDDPYGSLRFDGEPLPSLLSLAAQDPALTPWVIYLGSFSKTMAPGLRLGWMAGPAEILRRAVIAKQVCDLCTSPWLQLAMASCLEDGLLPRQTARIIDLYRHKRDLMVRALADAFGPALRCEIPQGGMFLWCEIDGVADAASLLPHAIAARVMYVPGASFGVDGQRSPALRLSFATASDAQIVQGVARLRQAVVASRGGAGQAATAG, from the coding sequence ATGAGCACGCCAGTCCATCCGTACGCGTTCGCGCCGGCCATGCGGGAGCCGCAAGGCTCGCCCATTCGCGAGCTGTTTCCCTACATGAGCCTGCCGGACATGATCTCGTTCGCGGGCGGCTACCCCTCGCCAGCCAGCTTCGATGCCGCCGCGCTGCAGGATGCCGCGTCCAAGGCCATGGCCACCAATTCCGCGCAATGCCTGCAGTACGGGCCGACCGAGGGCATGCCGGCGCTGCGCCAGGCATTGTCCGCGCTGATGGGGGAGCGCGGCGCGCCGTTGCCGCCGGAGCAGGTCGTGGTGACTTCGGGCTCGCAGCAAGGCTTCGACCTGCTGGTGCGGGCCTTTGTCGCGCCGGGCACGCCGGTGTGGGTGGAAACGCCGACCTATCCCGCCGCCGTGCAGGCGCTGCGGCTGGCCGGCGCCGCCGTGCGCGCCATCCCTTCCGATCAGGACGGGCTGTGCGTGCAGGCCCTTGCCGCCATGCTGGCGGATTGCCCCGACGCCGAACGGCCGCGCCTGCTCTACCTGGTGCCTACCTTCGCCAATCCGAGCGGGCGCACGCTGGCGCTGGCGCGCCGCCGCGCCGTGCTCGCGCTCGCCGCGCAGCACCGCATCGTGGTGGTGGAAGACGATCCCTACGGCAGCCTGCGCTTTGACGGCGAGCCGCTGCCCTCGCTGCTGTCGCTGGCCGCGCAGGATCCCGCGCTGACACCGTGGGTGATCTACCTCGGCAGCTTCTCCAAGACCATGGCGCCCGGGCTGCGCCTGGGCTGGATGGCCGGGCCCGCCGAAATCCTGCGGCGCGCGGTGATCGCCAAGCAAGTCTGCGATCTGTGCACCTCGCCGTGGCTGCAGCTCGCCATGGCAAGCTGCCTGGAGGATGGGCTGCTGCCCCGCCAGACCGCGCGCATCATCGACCTCTACCGTCACAAGCGCGACCTGATGGTGCGGGCCCTGGCCGATGCTTTCGGCCCTGCGCTGCGCTGCGAAATCCCGCAAGGCGGCATGTTCCTGTGGTGCGAGATCGACGGCGTGGCCGACGCGGCCAGCCTGTTGCCGCACGCCATCGCGGCGCGCGTGATGTATGTGCCGGGCGCCAGTTTTGGCGTGGACGGGCAGCGCTCGCCCGCGCTGCGGCTATCGTTCGCCACCGCGTCCGATGCGCAGATCGTGCAAGGCGTAGCGCGTTTGCGGCAGGCGGTAGTGGCCAGCCGGGGCGGCGCGGGGCAGGCGGCCACAGCCGGCTGA
- a CDS encoding DUF6352 family protein gives MVDSAPERWPHSGFDPAARDGDGQLLAGDHLLRMWWRRPEVAPVDESCDAERALHAALIAEPRRAVPASELAALQDPDARDNYAVVLAMRERLLAAPTIEAAYLDIFREGNVSVPPVFIDQLAHLIVHGILHDSDKPDPMEWRAAELFSRAQKVSLQEGGVMLADTATVELHASGSVYGELGRMLAEAQVPARKVELDVLDRDNAQAYWGRSERHDTVIRFASGSAALAAFSRVLARWVRHFFGVEVTVMPLSAIEDRQWAWHIGLDAQATLLLNDLYRGVELEPVRQRRILSLFRLDFADPSVVRPDVAGRPVYLAAAMSEAGILKVKPQNLLLNLPLASIS, from the coding sequence ATGGTTGACTCCGCCCCCGAGCGCTGGCCCCATTCCGGCTTCGACCCCGCCGCGCGCGACGGCGACGGCCAGTTGCTGGCCGGCGACCACCTGCTGCGGATGTGGTGGCGCCGCCCGGAGGTGGCGCCGGTGGACGAATCGTGCGACGCCGAGCGAGCGCTGCATGCGGCGTTGATCGCCGAGCCACGGCGGGCCGTGCCAGCCAGCGAGCTCGCCGCCTTGCAAGACCCCGATGCCCGCGACAACTACGCCGTGGTGCTGGCCATGCGCGAGCGCCTGCTTGCCGCGCCGACCATCGAGGCGGCCTATCTGGATATCTTCCGCGAGGGCAACGTCAGCGTGCCACCGGTGTTTATCGACCAGCTCGCGCACCTGATCGTGCACGGCATCCTGCATGACAGTGACAAGCCGGATCCGATGGAGTGGCGCGCCGCGGAGTTGTTCTCCCGCGCACAGAAGGTGTCGCTGCAGGAAGGCGGGGTGATGCTGGCCGATACCGCCACCGTCGAGCTGCACGCGTCGGGCAGTGTCTACGGCGAGCTAGGCCGCATGCTGGCCGAAGCGCAGGTCCCGGCGCGCAAGGTGGAACTGGATGTGCTGGATCGCGATAACGCGCAGGCTTACTGGGGACGCAGCGAACGCCACGACACGGTGATCCGCTTTGCCAGCGGCAGTGCGGCGCTGGCGGCGTTCAGCCGCGTGCTCGCGCGTTGGGTGCGGCATTTCTTCGGGGTGGAGGTGACGGTGATGCCGCTCTCCGCGATCGAGGACCGGCAATGGGCCTGGCATATCGGGCTGGACGCGCAGGCCACGCTGTTGCTCAATGACCTGTATCGCGGTGTGGAACTGGAGCCGGTGCGGCAGCGGCGCATCTTGTCGCTGTTCCGGCTGGATTTTGCCGATCCATCCGTGGTGCGCCCGGATGTGGCTGGCCGGCCCGTCTACCTGGCGGCGGCGATGAGCGAGGCCGGGATCCTCAAGGTGAAGCCGCAGAATCTGCTGCTGAACCTGCCTCTGGCCTCGATCTCGTAG
- a CDS encoding DMT family transporter → MQAQQGWRRFIPLACAVAIWGGNWPVMKLGLTHVSPLWFAAARFVSAAAISFLVLGAFRRLRLPTRQEWPLVIGVGLLQMAAFTALALWALQYVPPGRASVIAYATSVWVIPLSSLVLKERLSRPQWIATGLSYAGIALMIAPAVRDWQLHTAVGLVMLLGASLAWSLSIIQLRANRTVRLGADMIPWETAVASVPLVVLALLRDGAPHFLEVPQIWPLLFYTGPLATALTFIVVLNMTQALPPAATSIAMLCVPLIGLVVSAVAFQERISADLSAGLALIALGVATSALAPWLGRRLQWRGA, encoded by the coding sequence ATGCAAGCACAACAAGGATGGCGCCGGTTTATTCCCCTCGCCTGCGCCGTGGCGATCTGGGGCGGCAACTGGCCGGTCATGAAGCTGGGCCTGACCCACGTCAGCCCACTCTGGTTTGCCGCAGCGCGCTTCGTCTCGGCCGCCGCCATCAGCTTCCTGGTGCTGGGCGCGTTTCGCCGGCTGCGCCTGCCCACGCGGCAGGAATGGCCGCTGGTGATCGGCGTGGGCCTGCTGCAGATGGCGGCCTTCACCGCGCTGGCGCTGTGGGCGCTGCAGTACGTGCCGCCGGGGCGGGCCTCGGTGATCGCCTATGCCACCTCGGTGTGGGTGATTCCGCTGTCGTCGCTGGTGCTCAAGGAGCGGCTGTCGCGCCCGCAGTGGATCGCCACCGGCCTGAGCTATGCCGGCATCGCGCTGATGATCGCCCCGGCCGTGCGGGACTGGCAGTTGCATACCGCCGTGGGCCTTGTGATGCTGCTCGGCGCGTCGCTGGCCTGGTCGCTCAGCATCATCCAGCTGCGCGCCAACCGCACGGTGCGCCTGGGCGCGGACATGATCCCGTGGGAAACCGCCGTGGCCTCGGTGCCGCTGGTGGTGCTGGCACTGCTGCGTGACGGCGCGCCCCACTTCCTCGAAGTGCCGCAGATCTGGCCGCTGCTGTTCTACACCGGACCGCTGGCCACCGCGCTGACCTTTATCGTGGTGCTCAACATGACGCAGGCCTTGCCGCCTGCAGCCACCTCGATCGCCATGCTGTGCGTGCCGCTGATCGGGCTGGTGGTCTCGGCGGTGGCGTTCCAGGAGCGGATCTCGGCGGATCTGTCGGCCGGGCTGGCGCTGATCGCGCTGGGGGTGGCAACGTCGGCGCTGGCGCCGTGGCTGGGACGGCGGCTGCAATGGCGCGGCGCCTGA
- a CDS encoding Lrp/AsnC family transcriptional regulator, with protein sequence MLDIDLDATDIRILNELQRDASLTNVELASRVSLSPSPCLARVKQLEKQGVISRRVTLLDARRLGLKVVVFIQISLDKQRRETLDAFERRITTLPQVMECYLMSGDADYLLRVVVADVEALERLIIDQITRIPGVSSIRSSFALKQVLYSTALPLG encoded by the coding sequence GTGCTGGACATCGACCTGGACGCCACGGATATCCGGATTCTCAACGAGCTGCAGCGAGACGCCAGCCTGACCAACGTGGAACTGGCCAGCCGCGTCAGCCTGTCGCCCTCGCCCTGCCTGGCGCGGGTCAAGCAGCTGGAAAAGCAAGGCGTGATCTCGCGCCGTGTCACGCTGCTGGACGCGCGCCGGCTCGGCCTGAAGGTGGTGGTGTTTATCCAGATCTCGCTGGACAAGCAGCGCCGCGAAACCCTGGATGCCTTCGAGCGGCGCATCACCACGCTGCCGCAGGTGATGGAGTGCTACCTGATGTCGGGCGATGCGGACTACCTGCTGCGCGTGGTGGTGGCCGATGTGGAAGCGCTGGAGCGGCTGATCATCGACCAGATCACGCGCATTCCCGGCGTGTCCAGCATCCGCTCCAGCTTTGCGCTCAAGCAGGTCCTGTACAGCACGGCGTTGCCGCTGGGCTGA
- the mdcH gene encoding malonate decarboxylase subunit epsilon — protein MSTLFTFPGQGAQRPGMLHALPDHPAVRATVSETSEVLGRDVLALDSAAELASTVAVQLCLLTAGVAMARCLLAEGAKPDAVAGLSIGAFPAAVCAGVLDHADAARLVALRARLMEQAYPSGYGMTAILGMELGPLERIIAQVHGPASPVYLANLNAPAQFVIAGAAAAMARVAKRALDSGAHAAKPIAISVPSHCALLDGAATRLARAFEGVRINRPRLRYFSASAARELRDPARIAADLARNLAVPVRWHEAMLLARECGVRLAVELPPGNVLTRLAAPLLPDGIAVACADTRIDSVVALTAREALRASS, from the coding sequence ATGAGCACACTATTCACCTTTCCGGGGCAAGGCGCCCAGCGCCCCGGCATGCTGCATGCGCTGCCCGACCACCCTGCCGTGCGCGCGACCGTAAGCGAGACCAGCGAAGTGCTCGGGCGCGATGTGCTGGCGCTGGACAGCGCGGCCGAGCTCGCGTCCACCGTGGCCGTGCAGTTGTGCCTGTTGACCGCTGGCGTGGCGATGGCGCGCTGCCTGCTTGCCGAAGGCGCCAAACCCGATGCCGTGGCCGGCCTGTCGATCGGCGCCTTCCCGGCGGCGGTCTGCGCAGGCGTGCTGGACCATGCCGATGCGGCGAGGCTGGTGGCGCTGCGCGCAAGGCTGATGGAGCAGGCATATCCGAGCGGCTATGGCATGACGGCGATCCTCGGCATGGAGCTGGGCCCGCTGGAGCGCATCATCGCGCAGGTGCACGGACCGGCGTCGCCGGTCTACCTGGCCAATCTCAACGCGCCCGCCCAGTTCGTGATTGCCGGCGCCGCGGCGGCCATGGCGCGCGTTGCGAAGCGGGCGCTGGACAGTGGCGCGCACGCGGCCAAACCCATTGCGATCAGCGTGCCCTCGCACTGCGCGCTGCTCGACGGCGCGGCAACCAGGCTCGCGCGCGCGTTCGAGGGTGTGCGCATCAACCGCCCGCGCCTGCGCTACTTCAGTGCTAGCGCGGCACGCGAGCTGCGCGATCCGGCGCGCATCGCCGCCGACCTGGCGCGCAACCTTGCCGTGCCGGTACGCTGGCACGAGGCCATGCTGCTGGCGCGCGAATGCGGCGTGCGCCTGGCGGTGGAATTGCCACCCGGCAACGTGCTGACGCGGCTGGCCGCGCCGCTGCTGCCGGACGGCATCGCCGTGGCCTGCGCCGACACGCGCATCGACAGCGTGGTGGCGCTCACGGCGCGCGAAGCGCTGCGGGCGTCGTCCTGA
- a CDS encoding malonate decarboxylase holo-ACP synthase has translation MTTSTLLPHDLLWLADAPGFARANALPQWASADWLAQAPLVVRRDGAIDGRIPVGLRGTTRAQRHAAWLPAAQVARVVTPGMLARQARWRDHPRRAALPALAALARIAPALDAAQVDWGVTGSVGFTLASSIDVLHAGSDLDLLVTASAPLSAELAHTLAALLDDAQARIDIQVATPFGAFALRERVRTGGRVLLKTATGPVMSQDPWQPQP, from the coding sequence ATGACCACAAGCACGCTCCTGCCGCATGACCTGCTGTGGCTCGCGGACGCACCAGGCTTCGCCCGTGCCAATGCGCTGCCGCAGTGGGCCAGTGCCGACTGGCTCGCGCAAGCCCCGCTGGTGGTGCGGCGCGATGGCGCCATCGATGGCCGCATCCCGGTCGGGCTGCGCGGCACCACGCGCGCGCAGCGCCACGCAGCGTGGCTGCCCGCCGCGCAGGTAGCGCGCGTGGTCACGCCGGGCATGCTCGCGCGGCAGGCACGTTGGCGGGATCATCCGCGCCGCGCCGCATTGCCTGCGCTCGCCGCGCTGGCGCGCATCGCGCCAGCGCTGGATGCTGCGCAGGTGGACTGGGGCGTGACCGGCAGCGTCGGCTTTACGCTGGCCAGCAGCATCGACGTGCTGCACGCGGGCAGCGACCTGGACCTGCTGGTTACGGCGAGCGCGCCGCTTTCGGCCGAACTGGCCCACACCCTGGCTGCCTTGCTCGACGATGCGCAAGCGCGCATCGACATCCAGGTGGCCACGCCGTTTGGCGCGTTCGCACTGCGCGAGCGCGTGCGCACCGGCGGCCGCGTGTTGCTCAAAACGGCGACTGGCCCTGTCATGAGCCAGGACCCTTGGCAGCCGCAGCCATGA
- the mdcE gene encoding biotin-independent malonate decarboxylase subunit gamma, with translation MSSANTQGRGEAWLAALTRNAARRPGYPATVQVADAELAGQPARFIAVVPDPTNAYPRVRDGEVGLLEGWSLARAVHEIVQADRGAAIKRPIVAIVDTPSQAYGRREEAFGIHQSLAGAADAYATARLQGHPVIALLVGRAMSGAFLAHGYQANRLIALSDAGVQVHAMGKQAAARITMRSVEDLESFAATVPPMAYDIGNYATLGLLCKRVSVNHAALPDEADLDTVHGALQAALTDIQADPQRDLRSRLGGENRQASSRVREVLAHQWQD, from the coding sequence ATGAGTTCAGCAAACACGCAGGGCCGCGGCGAGGCCTGGCTCGCCGCGCTGACGCGCAACGCTGCGCGCCGCCCCGGCTATCCCGCCACCGTGCAGGTAGCCGACGCCGAACTGGCCGGCCAGCCGGCACGCTTTATCGCCGTGGTGCCCGACCCCACCAACGCCTACCCGCGCGTGCGCGACGGCGAAGTCGGCCTGCTCGAAGGCTGGTCGCTGGCGCGCGCCGTGCACGAGATCGTGCAGGCCGACCGCGGTGCCGCCATCAAGCGGCCCATCGTGGCCATCGTCGATACGCCCAGCCAGGCTTATGGACGGCGCGAGGAAGCCTTCGGCATTCATCAGTCGCTGGCGGGCGCGGCCGATGCCTACGCCACGGCGCGGCTGCAAGGGCATCCGGTGATCGCGCTGCTGGTCGGGCGCGCCATGTCGGGGGCCTTCCTCGCGCACGGCTACCAGGCCAACCGCCTGATCGCGCTGAGTGATGCCGGCGTGCAGGTACACGCCATGGGCAAGCAGGCCGCCGCGCGCATCACCATGCGCAGCGTGGAGGACCTGGAGAGCTTCGCCGCCACCGTGCCGCCAATGGCGTATGACATTGGCAACTACGCCACGCTGGGCCTGCTGTGCAAGCGGGTCAGCGTCAACCACGCGGCGCTGCCCGACGAGGCCGATCTCGATACCGTGCATGGCGCGCTGCAAGCCGCGCTGACGGATATCCAGGCGGATCCGCAACGGGATCTGCGCAGCCGCCTGGGTGGAGAAAACCGCCAGGCTTCCAGCCGTGTGCGCGAAGTGCTCGCGCACCAGTGGCAGGACTGA
- a CDS encoding biotin-independent malonate decarboxylase subunit beta — protein MNHASLLNRESFVELGARARVHALLDPGTLRELAGPFDQLVSPWLERQGVVPQADDGVVVAKGRIDGHPAVVLAIEGAFQGGSLGEVGGAKIAGALELAAQDNRRGVPTRAVILFETGGVRLQEANLGLAAIAEIHAGIVDLRRYQPVVGVIAGTVGCFGGMSIAAGLCSCLVVTREARLGLNGPAVIEQEAGIAEYDSRDRPFIWSFTGGEQRIATGLADRYVEDDSDAIRTTVREVLAQGVPAVHRSERYAHYLQRLAEYDPARQPEPQTVRTIYTHGATP, from the coding sequence ATGAACCACGCATCGCTGCTGAACCGCGAGAGCTTCGTCGAGCTCGGCGCGCGCGCCCGCGTGCATGCGCTGCTCGATCCCGGCACCTTGCGCGAACTCGCCGGCCCCTTCGACCAGCTGGTCTCGCCGTGGCTCGAACGCCAGGGCGTGGTGCCGCAGGCGGATGACGGCGTGGTGGTGGCCAAGGGCCGCATCGACGGCCATCCTGCGGTGGTCCTCGCCATCGAAGGCGCGTTCCAGGGCGGCAGCCTGGGCGAAGTGGGCGGCGCCAAGATCGCCGGCGCGCTGGAGCTGGCGGCGCAGGACAACCGGCGCGGCGTGCCCACGCGCGCGGTGATCCTGTTCGAGACCGGCGGCGTGCGGCTGCAGGAGGCCAACCTGGGACTGGCAGCCATCGCTGAGATCCACGCGGGCATCGTCGACCTGCGCCGCTACCAGCCAGTGGTAGGCGTGATCGCCGGCACCGTGGGCTGCTTCGGCGGCATGTCGATCGCGGCCGGCCTGTGCAGCTGCCTGGTGGTGACGCGCGAGGCTCGCCTCGGCCTGAACGGGCCGGCGGTGATCGAGCAGGAAGCGGGCATTGCCGAATACGATTCGCGTGACCGGCCCTTTATCTGGAGCTTTACCGGGGGCGAGCAACGCATTGCCACGGGCCTGGCGGATCGCTACGTGGAGGATGACAGCGATGCCATTCGCACCACGGTGCGCGAGGTCCTGGCACAAGGCGTGCCGGCCGTGCACCGCAGCGAGCGCTACGCGCATTACCTGCAACGGCTGGCCGAATACGATCCGGCGCGCCAGCCGGAGCCGCAAACCGTCCGCACCATCTACACACACGGAGCAACGCCATGA
- a CDS encoding malonate decarboxylase subunit delta, giving the protein MEQLQFEYPAGAPASQRVLVGVVGSGDLEVMVEPGTPGTTLVHVTTSVDGYGKVWDAQLSRVFSAEPRAAMRIRIHDFGATPGVVGMRLAQAFEALGGDGKEQA; this is encoded by the coding sequence ATGGAACAGCTTCAGTTCGAATATCCCGCCGGCGCGCCGGCAAGCCAGCGCGTGCTGGTTGGCGTGGTCGGCTCCGGCGATCTCGAAGTCATGGTGGAGCCCGGCACGCCCGGCACCACGCTGGTTCATGTCACCACGTCGGTGGACGGCTACGGCAAGGTCTGGGACGCGCAGCTCTCGCGCGTGTTCAGCGCCGAGCCGCGCGCCGCGATGCGCATCCGCATCCATGATTTCGGCGCCACGCCGGGCGTGGTGGGCATGCGGCTGGCGCAAGCTTTCGAAGCGCTCGGCGGCGATGGCAAGGAGCAAGCATGA
- a CDS encoding triphosphoribosyl-dephospho-CoA synthase: MASLALPAGHRDDAFNPGAIALADLAVKALIDEAALSPKPGLVDGRGNGAHADLNLDLMRASARALHPAFAEMAAAGMCAAQPSVALRERLGALGREAEAAMMRATGGINTHRGAIWSLGLLVGAAGLHRHGHSAHGIARTAGAIARLPDRHRPARTGNKGERACIDYGVAGARGQAQAGFPHVLRAGLPELMRSRARGDAEPSARVNALLAIMQRLDDTCVLARAGREGLALMQQGASRVLAAGGIGTLAGRRLLRQLEGGMLACNASPGGAADLLAATFFLDRLPPAARPANAPVQGDK; the protein is encoded by the coding sequence ATGGCAAGCCTCGCGTTACCTGCCGGGCACCGTGACGATGCCTTCAACCCCGGCGCCATCGCGCTGGCCGATCTCGCCGTCAAGGCACTGATCGACGAGGCCGCGCTGTCGCCCAAGCCCGGGCTGGTGGATGGCCGCGGCAATGGCGCCCACGCCGACCTCAACCTGGACCTGATGCGCGCCTCGGCGCGCGCGCTGCATCCCGCCTTTGCCGAGATGGCGGCGGCGGGCATGTGCGCGGCGCAGCCCAGCGTGGCGTTGCGCGAGCGGCTCGGTGCGCTGGGCCGCGAAGCGGAGGCCGCGATGATGCGCGCCACCGGCGGCATCAACACGCATCGCGGCGCGATCTGGAGCCTGGGGCTGCTGGTCGGCGCGGCGGGCTTGCACCGGCATGGACATAGCGCGCATGGCATAGCCCGCACCGCGGGCGCCATCGCACGCTTGCCCGACCGGCACCGTCCCGCGCGCACGGGCAACAAGGGCGAACGCGCCTGCATCGACTATGGCGTCGCCGGCGCGCGCGGCCAGGCGCAGGCGGGCTTTCCGCATGTGCTGCGCGCTGGCCTGCCCGAGCTGATGCGCAGCCGGGCGCGCGGCGACGCCGAGCCCAGCGCGCGCGTGAATGCATTGCTGGCGATCATGCAGCGGCTCGACGACACCTGCGTGCTGGCCCGCGCCGGCCGCGAAGGGCTGGCGCTGATGCAGCAAGGCGCGAGCCGGGTGCTGGCAGCGGGCGGCATCGGCACGCTGGCCGGCCGCCGCCTGCTGCGCCAGCTCGAAGGCGGCATGCTGGCCTGCAACGCCTCTCCCGGCGGCGCTGCGGACCTGCTCGCCGCCACTTTCTTCCTGGACCGGCTGCCACCCGCAGCGCGGCCGGCCAATGCCCCCGTGCAAGGAGACAAATAA